A window of Mobula hypostoma chromosome 7, sMobHyp1.1, whole genome shotgun sequence genomic DNA:
attggccttcatcaaccatggaattgagtttaagagccaagaggtaatgttgcagcttggtgtactgtgctcaattctagtcgcctcacaacaggaaggacgtggaaatcatagagagggtgcagaggagatttacaaggatgttgcctggattggggagcatgccttatgagaataggttgagtgaactcggccttttctccttggagcgacggagggtgagaggtagaggtgtacaagataatgagaggcattgatcgtgtggatagtcagaggtttttccccaaggctgaaatggctagcatgagagggcatagttttaaggtgcttggaagtaggtacagaggggatgtcaggggtaagttttttactcagagagtggtgagtgcgtggaatgggctgctggcggcagtgatggaggcggaaacgatagggtcttttaagagactcctggatggctgcatcgagtttagaaaaatagagggctatgagtaaagcctaggtagtactaaggtaaggacatgttcggcacagctttgtaggctgtATGCTTTCTATGTCTTATACTCTTATGGTAAAATGCTCCTCAGTCTTCTGAGCGTTTTTTCATTTGTGGAACAATGCAATTAACTATCAACAACCATCAGCCAGGGAAAAACACAATGGTAAGAAGGGCCAGATCAGAGttccatttttttccctctctcgtaACCCTCTAGATTCAGATTAACAGATTTACATTTATCAGTGACGTGCAAAAGTCTCAgccatatacatacatatacaaagCCAGGAgtttttgcacagtacggtatttgtcaacgtgaagtagaaagcaagtttgtaaatccagCAGGAgccaaggatgttgggaatggcgaggctggagcattgcaggaggggtgtgagacaggtggtagagaaggagtgccggggcggaGGTCTTGGCATGGGTGCAGCcacccagccctaagacaccaggcaaggtcatttgattccaaacaattggtttattaatcattacaatgTCTCCCTGGCGCTTCCCACACTTTCCCCTCTTCTGactcccctttccctgcccccctTCCCACAATCAGTCCACTATAAcaacccacatcagaatcaggcttatcatcactcacatacagtgatctgatcttcatctaagtcacaataatgtacaacacaatctgcctaagctaATAACACACAATTATATTTTTCATGTCTGTATTGAACACTTtgccaccaaatgtttcctgcaGCTGCTGATCACACTTACACAACGGCGAGGGGGAATGTTAgtccattcctccatacaaaactgtttcagttcatcaatatttctgggagatcttgcatgaacagccctcttcaggtcatgccacagcatctcaattgggttaaggtctggactcagAGTTGGCCTTTCCAAAACACACATTTtcctctttttaaaccattcttgatttattcttgtgtttcagatcattgtcttgttgcatcatctaaCTTTTATTAAGCTTCAGGGTGACAGAGCAtgaccctgacattctcctgtaaaatgtcgtgataaaattgtttgtgtgttgttaggttagacagattgtgtttgtctattattgtgacttagatgaagatcagatcacattttatgagtatttaatgcagaaaaccaggtaatttcaAAGGGTTCACAAAACTTTTTTGTGCAactgtatatcatgaaatttgttttttttttgcaatacataaaactacaaTAATACTGTGAAAAAATCTTCGGCTCCCTAGCTACGcgtatgtgtctaagacttttgcatagcactgtatgttggaaaatacagtgacatgtgtcatttgcgtcaactaAGACACCTGAGGATGTACTggtggcagcccgcaagtatcaccacatattccagcaccaatatgcccaccatgttcagcaggacaacatagaacacaacaagcaacaaagcaacaacagcaaaacacgcTATGTTCCTCTTTCCcatccactcacacacatacacagtgctCTAACCCCCAGGAGGACACACTGGAGGTCCTCTCTGGCCTATAGCAGACTCGTGGGTTTGCAGATACTTGGCCCCAACTTGCCCAGTGTATTTTGCAGACCCAGGTTCCAGTCGTTGGGCCTCAACCTCTGGATGTCTGATTGACCTTTGAGTTTTGATCCACACCTCCGATCATCATCTGGACTTCTAATATTCTACTGGCTATTAAGCCAGTGTTTAATAGTGACCAAAAGCTATAACACTGATCAGTGTTCTCTGAGCATTTGAACAATCTACTTGTGTTCATCCTTTATACTCCTCTTGATCCAGACTAACTTCACTACCACCCTATGTTCAGTGCACATTATTGCTATATCGCACGACCAACATCTAATCTTCAAGTGGCAGTTACttgaaaaacaaaccaaaaccgctGAGAgactgagtgaagaactttcttTGTTATGAAGCCAGCAAAAATGAACGCTATTATAATGACAAAAAACTCATACAACTAGCATAGCAAGTGAAATAAGTGAAACAAGCAAAACAAGCGGTCAACAAAAAAATATCCATGTCCCCTACCAAGTCTCTCTCTGACTTAAACTAACGAAACAAAGTGTGATTATATGACTATACTCATTTGCGTCTACCGTGTCCCCACCCACGTGACAAATCACCATAACCCATAATAAACACAAAATCCAATGCAGACAGATAGAAAATAGATACGTATCTCCTGCAGCACAATTGAAGCAGAGTAGCTGGCCATTATCTCTccactatttatggttttattactatttattatttatggtgcaactgtaacgaaaaccaatttcccccgggatcaataaagtatgactatgactatcgtGACTAATCGGCAATAACAAAACTCTGAAAAAATTCATTAGGGTGTGAATGTGCCTCCGAAGAAATTAGATATGTATTCTTTGGAATTCAGGAAAATGAAGGGTGAAGTAACTGAAACAGACCAGATCCATCACAGGGAAACATCTCAATGTCTACCACCAGTGGAAAAATCTCAAagggtttagaacatagaacattgcagccCAGTAGACTCTTACGCCCACGATACTGTgacaatcttttaacctactccaaggtcaatctaacccctccaTCCATATACTctactccatttttctattatccacatGCCTAGCTAGAgtttcttaaacgtccctaatgtatttgcctctaccaccacccttggcagaacattccaagaaGAAAGcactaacctttgacatcctcctTATACTTCCCTCTGctctccttaaaattatgtccccttgggTTTCAACTCCATTTTTACTTTAACAATAATACCTTTTGTCATGCACTGTACCACTGTCACAAAGCAACAACTTTCATGACCTCCTAGTAATAACAAACCTGATCCTAATGGTTATAAAATTAAGGGTTAAGGGTTACGCATTGGAACAAAATAGCTACTTGGCTCattaaccctctcaactgcattctcctgcctactccccacaacctttgaagcTCTTaaaaatcaaaaacctatcaaccttcgctttaactatacccaatgacttagcctccgcaaccatctgtggcaatgaattccacagatttaccaccttccagctaaagaaattcttcatcagcTCTATCTTAAAGGGACTTACTTGTATTCTgcggctctgccctctggtcctagactcctccacattaggaaatatcctctccacatccactccatctgggcTTTTCAATATAGATGGTAATTTCAATGAGATGGAGaaggataaacagtcaatgttttggactgagacacttcttcaggattgTTGCTCAATATCTTCAGTCTCTTATGTCAACTGTTaaacatacttcctattcctttCGTACTCCTCCAATCCCTTAAACTATTTTTTACTAATCTGCAACTTAAATTCATGGATTGCCCAGAGTCAGTGGTAGGCAAGAATAACATTTTCTAAACTCTTTGCAAGAGAAAATACTTTTTGATTTTGGTCCAGAATTAGGAGTTTGTAAATATAACTGAGGTTAATCAGCAGTAAGTTGAAACACGAGCCACAGTCATACAGCGCAGAAGCAAATCCTTCAGCCCAACACATCCATGCTGACCTGAGTGTCCCCAACTAAGCTAGTCcgatttgcttgcatttggctcatatccctctaaggCTTCTAAGGTCCAAGGGCTCCTTggttaatggcattggtccaagGCATTAAAGAGATTGGGAGTCCCTCCTTTAGCAGCTACCAATGAAGAAGCTACCTAGCACATCAtctctcatcagattccttcctctccagcccttcacctttcccatccATCTAGCTTTACCTATGACCTTCTATCtactctctttcccctccccacacctttttatgcTGGCGTCTTTGcccttccctttcagtcctggaaagagggtcttggcccgaaacgtcaactgctccATTTTTTGCTGTctgactgctgaattcctccaggattttgtgtgtgttgctcaggattttcagcatctgcagaatctcatgtttatatcCATTCAATGCTGTGAGCGATGAGCCAATGAGGAAGCCTCATGGTGCTAAAACTAGTTAAAACTGTGATCAATCCCTTGTTACCTGGCATCAGCTTTGCTGAAGGAAATAGTCTTCTCTCTACAACTCTAAGTTCTTCCATCAACTGTTCAGGAGTAATCGGAAGTTCCAGTTTCTCGCAAATAAGTTTGACTCCATCTGCGGCACGCATTCCCATCAATACACTCTTCAACTCCCATGTAAACTTCTTGCTATAATGGGAACACACTTCTTCAAAAGCTACTGTGTACAGCTTCTCCGTGTCTGCAACAGAGAAGCAAAtgataagattagctttagttgtcagatgctcattgaaacatagagtgaaatgtgtcaactAACAGGACCTGAGGATGTGGTGGGGTCATCCcacctgatcttacagctgatgCTGTAAAGTGGCACGCTAACCACTACAACACCGTGCCTGCCCGCATGAAAGTACATGATACTCATAAACTTACAGCTTTCTTTCTTTCCATCAGTTCAAGGAGAAAAAAAGCCACaaatcagatggaatttaacacagacaagtatgaggtattgcactttgggacgacaaaccagggtaggatttatACGGTGAGCGACAGGGCATTGAGGGCTGTAGTAGATCAGTGGGATCtcggaatacagattcataattccttggaagtagTGTTGCAGGTAGGtaggatcataaagagagcttttggtacactggttttcataaatcagagcactgagtacaggagttgggatgtcatcttgaagttgtcttagacattggtgaggcctaatttggaatatgtATGCAGGTCTGgccacctgcctacaggaaagattatcAATCAGattgagagtgcagagaaaatttacgaggatgctgtcaggacttgagaacctgagttttagagaaaggttgaataaattaggactttatttcttggagcataggagaatcaagggagatctgatagaagttcagTACTGTTGAAAAGTCTTAggcaggcacatatatatagctcgggtggctaagacttttgcaccgtaccgtagtaattttatgtattgcactgtactctgccacaaaaaaaattcatgacataggtgagtgatgataaacctgattctgatatgggtctctactgtggactgagagtgggaagggggcagggagaggggaatcacggttgggaagagggagagggagagggaagggagcaggaagcacaagaagcattctgtgatgatcaataaaaccaattatttggaatcagacgaccttgcctggtgtctcagagttgGGTGTATCTGACTTGCACTGCACCCGGCcgctggcactccttctctgccgcctgtcccacaccctccaGCCACACTCcagcctcgccattcccaacacctcctgctcccaccagatttacaaacgcgCTCTCCACTCCGCGTTGGCAAaactatgaggagtatagatggggtaaatgcaagcactgaggttgggtgagactagaactagaggtcacaggttaagggtgaaagatgaaatgtttagggggaacatgagggggaagttcttcactcagagggtggtaagattgtggaacgagctgccagcacaagtggtccgtGCAGGTTCAAtgtcaacacttaagagaaatttggataaggatatggatgggaggggtatggagggctatggtctgggtgcaggtcgatgggagtaggcagattcatagtttgccatggactagatggacagaagggcctatttctgtactgCCATATTCTCTGACTCTTTCAGCATTAAGGATCTAGATCATCACAACAggaaagcaggccattcagcccatctggtccatgatgCCCTATTAGCCAACATTCGGCCTATAACCTTCTGAACCTTTCTAATCCTTGTATCTATCCACCTGGCTTTTAAaaattattgtacctgcctcaatcacttcctctgccaGCTGATTAACAAGAAAGCTGTCCCTCAAGTTTGGGGTGGTACAGTAGTAGAGCAGTcaatgtaacactttacagtgccattgatctggattcaattcccgccgctgtctgtaaagaatttgtatgttctcctcatgtcTGTATGTCTTTCCTCCAGGCGCTCcgacttcctcccacattccaaagacgtatcggttggtaggttaatttggtcCTGTGTAATGTTCCTCCTAAGgtatgcacgcacacacacgcacacatcttttgctacaacACACAAAGGAATTCaaactgcgcacaaaagattGTTACCCTCTACCTCGCTGGcacgttaagtatatttcacaatcgtacacaaGCACATTTCGTTTTCCAGTTTTTGATGTGAGCGGTGTTGGCagcgtggagtttgcgatgatttgtccgCAGATTTTAGAACCGGCTTATTtttgctgtttttattgaagaagttaCTCGGGGCGCACATGTTGCCACTGGGCAAAAATTTGCGCAGCACGAGattctggtcattacaaattagagggtcCATTGGTCACCTGGGTGTtattgggcagtgtggcttgttgggccacaagggcctgttacagtgcgatacctctaaataaataaaccagttcCTCTCACCTTAACCACGTGCCCTCTAGTTCTCGATAACCCCACAACTCCGAGAAAAGACTGAATGTAccacctgaagaagggtctcggcacaaaacagcaattgtttattaatttccttggatgctgcctggcctgctgagtttctccagcattttgtatgtactaCTCTGTGTTtgtgcatttgccctatctatgccCCCCACGAtttcacactcaggttgaaggagcaatatCTTACATTCTTTTCTGGgtaaccttcaacctgatggcaagaacttCAATTTTTCAAACCTCCAGAGGTTGCCCCCCTCCTCTCCaccatttctgtttccctctcaccttaactcctgaccttccccttccctttcttccatgcccttctccacccctttatctctgtcaccaatcaacctccctgCTCTacttcacacccctcccccctcctggtttTCCCTTTCGCCTGCCACCTTGTAATTCTTACTCCCTTTCCACCACTTCCTTATTCCCACTCctccgcttcctttccagtcctgatgaagggtcttggcttgaaacgtcgactctttactctttccatggatgctgcctggccagccaAGATCCTAccgcattttgcgtgtgttgctttcgatttccagcatctgcagactttctcatgttaggATTACCTCTCAAGTCCCCCACAATCAAAGGAATACAATGCAAGCTTATCCAACTTCTCCCTATAATTTGGTCCTCCAAGTCCCGGCAGCATCCTTATAAACCTTTTCCCAGTCCATGTGGATGGATTATTGAATGATTTCAAGGGCAGTGGAGTTTTTCCACTTCCTCTTCTCTCAGTTCTGTGGTGCAGACATGGAACAGACCAGTTGGAAGGCTTGAAAGGAAGGGAGGTGgtccaggagcatcaggactaggactgtcagactgggtaacagcttcttccctcaggctctgagactaatgaataccccgcCACCACTGAGATCTCATCacgaggacagtgagctgtttacctgTGTTCCACACAACGTgcatttgaattatattttattaacctatttatggtaatattctgtgttatgtgctgtgtgataTATGCGTTGTGGGTGCACCATGCTCCAGGGGATCATATCTTTGTTGGTGGCATATAAATCTGAACTTGTGAAAAGCCTCTAGTGGTATTGGTTTCTGAGTCAGAGAAGATAATATTTTATAAGGACAGGAGCTACACATCAAAGTATAATATATTTTCTGCTGTCAAGGTGAATCTGTTTTCAAAAGAGGCTGACCATTTAAGTACACATTGGGCAAATATGGAATTAAAGGCCAAGTGACTGCATCATGGGTCAGTTAGACTACTGTttcttgactgtacctcttcctagagatgctgcctggcctgctgcgttcaccagcaactttgatgtatgttgcttcaacTGTTTCTCCTTTTACTTTCCTCTTTGGTTATTTGTCCTTTGCTAGAGGAAAAATACAAGCACATAACCACTGACTTTTTGCATCAGACGCAAGATCTGGTGTGCGTTTTGGAATGGATCAACAGGACAAGTCCGGCTAAGGTGGAAATCCAGTACTATATCATTGTAAGGAATGTAAAAAGGAGCAattatctgctggaggaactcagcagatcgaacAGGGTCTGTGGGGGGAGAACAGGAGTGGAGAGAGCAAAGGCTGCCCATATTCCCACTCCAAATCCTTCGGTGTGAACCTTTGAGAGAGGCTAAGAGAGGGCAAGGGTGGGAAGGGATAGGTAGAGGGGGAACAACGGAAGTGGGGGACGTGGATAGCGGGgcaggaggggagatggggaggaagtgggggggtggggaggcaggGATGGGGGTGATGGGGATATGGGAAGGGGATGGCAAAGGGGGGAATGGGAAAGGGGGGCTGGGCAAAGGAGGGAATGGGAAAAGGGTGAATGGGAAAAGGGAGTGGAGAGAACAAAGGCTGCTAATATTCCCACTCCAAATCCCTTGGTGTGAACCTTTGAGAGAGGCTGAGAGAGGGCAAGGGTGGGAAGGGACAGGTAGAGGGGGAACAGAGGAAGTAGGGGATGGGGATAGCAGGGGCAGACGTGGGGATGGGgaggaagtgggggtggggaggcggGGGTGGGGTGATGGGGATATAGGAAGGGAATAAAGGAGGGGAATGGGAAAGAGGGGGGATGGGAAAGGGGGGGATGGGAAAGGGGGGATGGGAAAGGGGGGATGGGAAAGGGGGGATGGGAAAGGGGGGATGGGAAAGGGGGGGATGGGAAAGGGGGGGGGAAAGGGGGGGATGGGAAAGGGGGGGATGGGAAAGGGGGGGATGGGAAAGGAGGGGATGGGAAAGGAGGGGATGGGAAAGGAGGGGATGGGAAAGGAGGGGATGGGAAAGGAGGGGATGGGAAAGGGGGGATGGGAAAGGGGGGATGGGAAAGGGGGGATGGGAAAGGGGGGATGGGAAAGGGGGGATGGGAAAGGGGGGATGGGAAAGGGGGGATGGGAGTGgagaggggaaaggcagatgggagGGGAACAGAATGAAGGGACCTTGCTTCGTGAGAGCTGGCCGTAGACAAGTAGCGGCCTTAATTAAATAACTGATAGGCTCTGGGGAAGCACAGGCCAACTCACCCAACAGCAGCCCGTCCATGTCGAAAATAACGTGGGTGACCGACCGGTACAGCGAACATGCTGCGGCCGCCATGTCGCCGATGAGAGTGGGCCGAGCGGCGGAGGcgcggagtgagggaggggaagggggcgtCGGTGCCTCACTCCGCACCGCCGCACACGTCGAATATTTCACTATCAAATCCCCAGGCCGGGAGGTGAAGGTGAGGAATATAACGTGTCcttcattaaatatttaattcCAACGCTCAGGAACTAAATATTCCGCTCCACAACCGTTTTATTCCGTTTGGCTATTGGTATGCGATGAGATTTCGCTCGGCCATCTCCGGCCGGAGAGGCGGGGCTTAGAACAGTTACGCCTCCAGGTCTTCGTCGGAGGGTGACGTTACGAGACATCGAGCAGTGGGCGGGGCCCGAGCCGGTGACAGGGCAGTGGGCGGGGTTTCAGCGGAGGTCGGGACCAGTAGCAGTGACCTCCAGGTGTACCGAGCGGGAGGCGGGGCTTGGGACAAGGGGCGGAACATGGAGCGTGACGTAAAGGACGAGGGCGGGACCTGGAGTGGAAGGGGCGGGGCCTGTCGGGGGAGCGGGTTTTGTGGAAGGAGCCGAGTTTATTGCGGAAGGTAATCTTTGACAAAGTGAAGACGAAGCTGTGCACGCCCCAGCTGACGCTGCAACTCCTCAGGTAATGCTCCTGCCTCGTAAAAGGCAGCACAGTGACCAAAATTGCTctatgtttcttctttttgccctTCTCCCCCTTATTTATTCTCTATTTGTCCTTTCCCTGCCTTCTCTTTATCTGTCAGATGCTAACCggatttcattggctttgtatctgtacttgagctgctaaactgtgtttcattgctccacaacaatgacaataaagatattctattctattctacttggcacaatgataataaagttgaatctaattgtTATTGCAAGCTAGTTTTGTCAGCAGTTAGTAATGACTGAAGCAACACCAATATGTTGTACTTTCTAGGAAAACAAATGGTATTGCTTAATTATTACAAGGCTAAGTTAATGTTTGAAATTTGCCAAGTTTTGAGCATTTGATGCTGTCCATTTTAAATATCTTTCCAGTTCTCCATGCTTGGATAGTCTTTGGAtgtgaaaaaaaattcaaaaaaaaatgaagcaAGCTTGTAGGGCaagacacaaaaagctggaggaactcagccctcaatggagggaagtggatAGTTGGGATCCTTAATCGGGACTGGAGAGTAAAATGGGGGTTATCCAGTCTAAAAAaggatgaggggaaggggtggagtaaGAACTGGTGGCTGATCAGTGGTTCCAGGTGAGGGGCagagtgggaatgatgtaagaagctaggaggtgataagtggaag
This region includes:
- the pudp gene encoding pseudouridine-5'-phosphatase isoform X2 — protein: MAAAACSLYRSVTHVIFDMDGLLLDTEKLYTVAFEEVCSHYSKKFTWELKSVLMGMRAADGVKLICEKLELPITPEQLMEELRVVERRLFPSAKLMPGAEKLVCHLAKHCVPMAVGTSSMKAMLDLKTTNHKKFFSSFHHVIDGDHPDVKKSKPAPDTFLVCAQKFEPPPNVTDEKTCRCWKSEQHT